In the genome of Streptomyces sp. Tu 3180, the window GTCAGCAGGGAGACCTCCTGGTCGGACCCGGTGGCGACCCCCGTCAGCACCAGCTCGGACACCACTTCGGGGTGCGTCTGCGCGTACCGCAGTCCCAGGACCGATCCCCACGACACGCCCCACACCAGCCACCGCTCGATCCCCAGGTGGGCGCGCAGCCGCTCCAGGTCCGCCATGAGGTGGGCGGTCGTGTTGACGCTCATGTCGGTGGCGGGGTCGCTCGCCCGGGGTGTCGAGCGTCCGGCGCCGCGCTGGTCGAGCAGCACGATCCGGTACGCGGCCGGGTCGAAGTACCGCCGGAGGTTCGGACTCGTACCGGATCCCGGCCCGCCGTGCAGCACCACCGCGGGCTTGCCGCGCGGGTCGCCGCTGGTCTCCCAGTACACGCGGTTGCCGTCACCGACGTCGAGCATGCCGCGGTCGTACGGTTCGATCTCCGGATACAGGCTCATCCGGGCACAGTAGCGGCCGCGCGGCGGACGATCATCCCGTTTCCGTGCGGGCGGTCCCGCCGCCCCGCACGGGCAGTCCCGCCGCCTCGGCCGCCGTGCTCAGCACCTCCCGGAGCATCCCGGGGGTGAGCCGGCCGGTGAAGGTGTTGCGCTGGCTGACGTGGAAGCAGCCGAGGAGGTGGAGACCGGGGCCGTCGGCGGCGGGCAGCACGACGTGGGCGCCGTGGGCGAAGGCGGGACGCGGCCGGGGCACCGTCCAGCCGGCCTCGGCGAACGCGGGCAGCGCGGCCTGCCAGCCGAAGGCGCCGAGGACGAGCGCGGCCCGCACCGTCGGCCGCAGCAGGTGCAGCTCCCGCACCAGCCAGGGCCGGCAGGTGTCCCGTTCCCCGGGCGTGGGCTTGTTGGCGGGCGGGGCGCAGTGCACGGGCGAGGTGACGCGTACGCCGTACAGCTCCAGGCCGTCCCCGGCGTGCACGGAGGTCGGCTGCGAGGCGAGCCCCACGTCGTACAGCGCCCGGTACAGCACGTCCCCGGAGCGGTCCCCGGTGAACATGCGCCCCGTGCGGTTGCCGCCGTGCGCGGCGGGCGCCAGCCCGACGATCAGCAGCCGGGCGTCCGGCGGCCCGAAACCGGGCACCGGCCTGCCCCAGTACGTCCAGTCCATGAAGGCGGCGCGCTTGGTGCGGGCGACCTCCTCGCGCCAGTCGACCAGCCGGGGGCAGGCGCGGCAGCCGGCGATGCGCCGGTCGAGTGCGGTGAGGCCGCCGGGGTCCATGACTCCACGGTAGGGGTACGGGGCGACGGGAGGCCGCGCCGGGCGGACCAGGTGCTGACCGCTCCGGGCCCGTGACCGGTACGGCGGCGGTCCCGCGGGGCGCGGCACCGCTCGAAATCCGGGCACGGTCCACCGGCGAGGAGGACTAAGGTCGGGGACATGGCTTCTGAGGGTGCGGAGTACGACAGGACGCGTGGGGCCGGGGACACGGCGGGGGCGACGGACGGGGCCTCCCAGGAGGCGGCGGCTCCCCCGGACCCGAAGATCGCCGCTGCCGTGGCGGCGGCCGAGGCGGCCGGGCCGCAGCCCGGCGAGACCGTGCGGATCGACAGCTGGATCTGGTCCGTACGCCTGGTCAAGACGCGTTCCCTCGGCGCCGCCGCCTGCCGGGGCGGCCACGTGCGGGTGAACGGCGAGCGGGTGAAGCCCGCGCACTCCGTCCGCGTCGGTGACGAGGTGCGCGTGCGGGTCGAGACCCGGGAGCGGGTCGTCGTCGTCAAGCGGCTGATCCGCAAGCGGGTCGGCGCCCCGGTCGCCGCCCAGTGCTACATCGACAACTCCCCGCCGCCCCCGCCCCGCGAGGCCGTCGCCCCGGCCGGGATCCGCGACCGCGGCGCGGGCCGCCCCACCAAGCGCGACCGCCGCGAACTGGAGCGCCTGCGTGCTCTGGGCGGACCGGGCCCCTTCGGCGCGCCGGGCGGGTTCGGCACGCCCGGTGGACCGGGCGGAGCCGGTGACCCGGGCGCCGCACCGGGCGGGTCCGGCGTCCGCCGCGGCGGATCCGCCGGTCGTGGTGGGGCCGCCGGCCGTGGGACGACCGGTGGCCGCAAGGCCCGCGGCAAGGGGTCCGGCGGCGCGGCCCGGCCGTGAGCACCCGGTGTCCGGCGGGGGCGCCCCTGCCGGACACCCTTTCCGGCCGCTGTCCCGGAGGGGACCGCGCCCCGCCCTCGCGCCCGTCCCCACCCGAGGGGGCCCGCCCGAGGGGGTCCCGTCCTCAGCCGCCCGTCACCGGCACCGCCCTCACCCACATCCGGTCCGCCGTCAGGTACCGGTCCACCCTCAGGCCCGCCTCCCCCAGCGCCTCCTCGAACTGCTGCCTCGTCAGCGGCCGTGCCCGGAACGTCTGCGTCCAGGTCGCGTCCGGGAACACGTACTCCGCGCGCACCGAGTCGACCCCGTCGCCGACCGGCTCCGACGACACGATCCGCACGGTGAAGCCGGAGGGGTCCACCCGCTCGCGCGGCACGTCGGTGTGGTAGTCCTCGCCCTCCCGCTGGATCAGCACGCACCCGCCCTTCGCCAGGTGCCGCACACAGGTGCGCAGCATTCCCCGCCGCACCTCGACGTCCCCCACGTGCACCAGGAACGACGCCAGGAGCACCACGTCGAACGTCTCGCCCAGGTCGAGCCTCTCCACGGGACTGTGTATCGTCCGCGCCCCGCGCACCCGCTCCAGCATCTCGGCGGACTCGTCCACCGCCGTGACCTCGAAGCCGCGCTCCAGCAGGGCGTGGGTCATCCGCCCGACCCCGCTGCCCAGCTCCAGGATGCGTGCACCCGCGGGCACCGCCGCGGCGATGACGTCCGGCTCGTCCCCGACGGGCAGCCGCGCGTAGAGCTCCACCGCGCAGCCGTCCGGGGTGATCGCCCCGGGTCCCGTCCCCTCGTACCCCTCACGCATTTCCGGTTCCATGCCCGTCCAACGGCCCGTTTCCGCACGCCCGTTCCCCTCCGCCGCGGATTCACCCGTTCGAGTCAGCCGGCGTCGGATCACGGGGCGTCCGGCAGCGCCGTATGTGCTCCTCGTCCGGGGAACCCGGAAGGGAGGAGGAGACGCGGACGGGAGTGGTGAGGGTGATGCGTACGGGCAGTGAACCGGTGACCGCGCGCAGTCCTCTGCGGATGCGGCTCTGGCTGAGCGTCTGGGGTGCGGTCTGGACGGTGTTCGGGACCGCGGCGTTCGCGGTCGTGGGGCGCTGGGGCTGGGCGCTCGCCTGCGGGCTGCTGTGGCTGGTCGTCATGGTCGACCTGGCCGTCGTCGTGCGGCGCATCCGCCAGGGCGCCCACTACCAGCCGGGCCGCGACGTCCCGCCGTACGAGCCGCCGAGCAGCCGCCCGTGAGCCGTGGCGGCGACGGGTGCGGGCGTGGCGGCGGGCGCGGGCCGCTCACGCCTCGAAGCGCGCCGCCTCGAGGTACTCCGGGTTCGGGTCCAGCGCCGCCGCCAGCCGGAAGTGGCGCTTGGCCGGGCGGGGGCGGTTCTGGCGCTGATAGGTGCGGGCGAGGGCGAAGTGGGCGAAGGCGTTGTCCGGCTCGCGCTCCAGGACGAGGGAGAACTCCAGCTCGGCGGGGCGCAGCTGGGCCGCGGCGAAGAAGGCCCGTGCGCGCAGCAGCCGCGCGGCGGTGTTCTCCGGGTGGACGTCGATGACGCCGTCGAGCAGCTTCACCGCGCCCTGCGGATCCCGGGAGGCGAGCAGCTGCTCGGCGGCACGGAAGTCGATGACATGCGTCTCCGGCGTACGTCCGGTCGAACCACTGGTCTCGGGCACGGCGCAATCCTTCCCTCGCTGGAGGGGTTCAACGCCTCGTCCGGGGCCGCTATTCCTGAGGGGTCCGCCGGGACGCCCGCGCCCTGCGGACGAGCTCGGCCCACACCTCCTTCACGCGCCGCTCCAGCGCGTCGAGGGGGACGTCGTTGTCGATGACGATGTCGGCGATCTCCCGGCGCTGTTCGCGGGTCGCCTGGGCGGCCATGCGCGCGCGGGCGTCCTCCTCGGTCATGCCGCGGCGCCGCACGAGCCGGTCGAGCTGGGTCGCGGGGCTCGCGTCGACGACGATCACGAGGTCGTAGAGGGGGGCGAGGCCGTTCTCCGTGAGGAGGGGGACGTCGTGGACGACGACGGAGTCCTCGGCGGCGGCCCCCTCCAGCTCACGGGAGCGGGCGCCCACCAGGGGGTGGACGATCGAGTTGAGGACGGCCAGCTTCTCCGGATCGGCGAAGACGACGGAGCCCAGCCTGGGCCGGTCCAGGCTGCCGTCCGCGGTGAGCACCTCCTCGCCGAAGGCGTCCACGACCGCCGCGAGGCCGGGTGTCCCCGGCGCGACGACCTCACGGGCGATGCGGTCCGCGTCGATCAGCACCGCCCCGCACTCGACGAGCAGCCGGGACACCTCGCTCTTGCCGGCGCCGATCCCGCCGGTCAGGCCCACCTTCAGCATGAGCGGAAGCTTAGGGCCTGGCGCCGGCGGGCCCTCCGGCGGACCCTCCCGTCGCGGGGTCCCGTCAGCCGTCCCCTTCGCGCTCCGCCAGGAACCGCTCGAACTCGCGCCCGATCTCGTCCGCCGACGGGATCTCCACCGGCTCGGCGAGCATGTTGCCCCGGGTCTCGGCTCCCGCGGCGGCGTCGTACTGGTGCTCCAGGCCCTGGATGAGGGCGGCGAGTTCGTCGTCGCCCTCCCGGACCTGGCGGTCGATCTCGGTCTGGGTGCGGTGGGCGTCGGTGCGCAGGGCGTGCGCGACGCCGGGCAGGACCAGCCCGGTCGCGGCCGTGATGGCCTCCAGGACGGTGAGCGCCGCGTCCGGGTACGGGGAGCGGGCGACGTAGTGCGGGACGTGCCCGGCGACGCCCAGGACGTCGTGTCCGGCCTGCATGAGCCGGTACTCGACGAGGGCCTCGGCGCTGCCGGGGACCTGGGCCTCGTCGAACGGGCTGCTGTGCCCGGGGACGAGGTCGGTGCGGTTGCCGTGCGGGGTGAGGCCGACGGGGCGGGTGTGCGGGACGCCCATCGGGATGCCGTGGAAGTTCACCGACAGGCGGACGCCGAGCCGCTCCACGATCTGCCGCACGGCCGCGGCGAAGCGCTCCCACTCCACGTCCGGTTCGGGGCCGGAGAGCAGCAGGAAGGGGGCTCCGGTGGTGTCCTGGACGAGGCGCACCTCGAGGGCGGGCACCTCGTAGTCGCTCCAGCGGTCGCGGGTGAAGGTCAGCAGCGGGCGCCGGGCGCGGTAGTCGATCAGCCGGTCGTGGTCGAACCGGGCGACGACCTGGTGGGGCAGCGCGTCGAGCAGCCGGTCGACGATCTGGTCCCCGGTCTCCCCCGCGTCGATGTATCCGTCGAAGTGGTAGAGCATGACAAGTCCGGCCGACTCCTGGGCGAGCGCCATGTCGACGACGGCCAGCCCCTTCGGCTCCCAGGCGTACAAATCCTGCGGATCAAGCACAGTGACCGCTCCTCCTCGTGTCCGTACTGCACAACGTGACGCGCGGCACCCGCATTCCCGGCGCCGGGAACGCGCCGAGGGCCCGCACCCCGGATGGGGTGCGGGCCCTCGGCCCTGGAGCTCGCGCTCAGCGGTCACCGCGCCCGGCGCGGGTTCCGCTCAGCGTGCGTGCGCTCAGCTCTGGCCGCCGGCCAGCTTCTCGCGCAGCGCGGCCAGCGCCTCGTCCGAGGCCAGCGCACCGGAGGTGTCGCCGCCCTCGGAGGAGTACGAACCGCCGCCGGACGCGGCCGGAGCGGCGGCCTCGCCACCCTCGGCAGCGGCCTGGGCGTCCGCCTCGCGGGACTTGATGACCTGCGCCTGGTGCTGCTCGAAGCGCTGCTGCGCCTCGGCGTACTGGCGCTCCCACTCCTCGCGCTGCTTCTCGTAGCCCGGCAGCCAGTCGTTGGTCTCCGGGTCGAAGCCCTCGGGGTAGATGTAGTTGCCCTGGTCGTCGTAGGACGCGGCCATGCCGTACAGGGTCGGGTCGAACTCGACCGCCGTCGGGTCGGCACCGAAGGACTCGTTGGCCTGCTTCAGCGAGAGGCTGATGCGGCGGCGCTCGAGGTCGATGTCGATGACCTTGACGAAGATCTCGTCGTTGACCTGGACGACCTGCTCCGGGATCTCCACGTGGCGCTCGGCCAGCTCGGAGATGTGGACCAGACCCTCGATGCCCTCGTCCACGCGGACGAACGCACCGAACGGAACCAGCTTCGTGACCTTGCCGGGCACGACCTGGCCGATCTGGTGGGTGCGGGCGAACTGCTGCCACGGGTCTTCCTGGGTCGCCTTCAGCGACAGGGAGACGCGCTCGCGGTCCATGTCGACGTCGAGGACCTCGACGGTGACCTCCTGGCCCACCTCGACGACCTCGGACGGGTGGTCGATGTGCTTCCAGGACAGCTCGGAGACGTGGACCAGACCGTCGACGCCACCCAGGTCCACGAAGGCACCGAAGTTGACGATCGAGGAGACGACGCCGGAACGGACCTGACCCTTCTGGAGGGTGGTGAGGAACGTCTGGCGGACCTCGGACTGGGTCTGCTCCAGCCAGGCACGGCGGGACAGGACCACGTTGTTGCGGTTCTTGTCCAGCTCGATGATCTTCGCCTCGAGCTCCTTGCCCACGTAGGGCTGGAGGTCGCGGACGCGGCGCATCTCGACCAGGGAGGCCGGGAGGAAGCCGCGGAGGCCGATGTCGAGGATGAGACCACCCTTGACGACCTCGATGACGGTACCGGTGACGATGCCGTCCTCTTCCTTGATCTTCTCGATGGTGCCCCAGGCACGCTCGTACTGGGCGCGCTTCTTCGAGAGGATCAGGCGGCCTTCCTTGTCCTCCTTCTGGAGGACCAGGGCCTCGATCTCGTCGCCGACGGCGACGACCTCGTTCGGGTCGACGTCGTGCTTGATCGAGAGCTCGCGGCTCGGGATGACACCTTCGGTCTTGTAACCGATGTCGAGCAGGACCTCGTCCCGGTCGACCTTCACGATGACGCCGTCGACGATGTCGCCGTCGTTGAAGTACTTGATCGTCTCGTCGATCGCTGCGAGGAACGCTTCCTCGTTACCGATGTCGTTGACCGCTACCTGCGGGGTGGTGGCGGTGGTCTCGGTGCTGCTCGTCATGTGGGAAAGGGCTCCGGTACGGACATTGAAGTCGTAGGTACTGCTACGCCGGAGCCCGTTTCGCTCTGCAGAAGCCGGACAGCCAAGGAAGCGCCTCACCTGCGACGGTGACGGCGCCTCGACAACCGAGGGGACATACAACAGATGCGAGCGCAGCCTGCTACGTCTGAGGTGCGCAGGCCCGCAGCGCAACTTGTAGCATACGGGGGCTGCCGGGCAGGGTCAATGCGCGAAGCCCCCCACCCGGGGCGGATCGCCGCATAACCGGCACAATTCCCGTCCCACGAGGCCGCGCAGGCCGTGTCGCGCCCCTGCGGCGACACGCCGGGGACGGGCTGGACGGAAGAGTACGACGAGGGAGCCGATCATCCAAGAGCCCGAAGCACCCGAACCGGAGGCCACCCGACGGGAGGCCGGTGTCGCGGAGAGCTCCCGCGCCAACCGGGGCTGGTGGGACCGCAACGCGGACGAGTACCAGATCGAGCACGGCACGTTCCTCGGCGACGACCGCTTCGTGTGGGGTCCCGAGGGCCTGGACGAGGTGGAGGCCGAGCTGCTCGGCCCGCCGGAGGAGCTGAAGGGACGGGACGTCCTGGAGCTGGGCGCCGGCGCGGCGCAGTGCTCGCGCTGGCTGGCCGCCCAGGGCGCGCGCCCGGTGGCCCTGGACCTCTCGCACCGGCAGCTGCAGCACGCGCTGCGCATCGGCGGATCGTTCCCCCTGGTGTGCGCCGACGCGATCGCGCTCCCCTTCGCGGACGGCTCCTTCGACCTGGCCTGCTCGGCGTACGGGGCGCTGCCCTTCGTCGCCGACCCGCGGCTGGTGCTGCGCGAGGTGCACCGGGTGCTGCGGCCCGGCGGGCGCCTCGTCTTCTCCGTGACCCATCCGATCCGCTGGGCGTTCCCCGACGAGCCCGGTCCCGAGGGGCTCAGCGTCTCCGCCTCCTACTTCGACCGCACGCCCTACGTCGAGCAGGACGAGGAGGGCCGCGCGGTGTACGTCGAGCACCACAGGACGCTCGGCGACCGCGTCCGCGACGTCGTCGCCTCGGGTTTCCGCCTGGTGGACCTGGTGGAGCCGGAGTGGCCGGCCTGGAACACCTCCGAGTGGGGCGGCTGGTCCCCGCTGCGCGGCGGCCTGATCCCGGGGACGGCGGTCTTCGTGTGCGTGCGGGACTGAGCGCGTGATCCGCCACGACGCCCTGGACGCCCTTCCCGTGCGGGAGGCCCTGCCCGGGCTGACCGGCGCCCTCGACGCGCACGGCACCGCCGTGCTGGTGGCGCCGCCCGGCACCGGCAAGACGACGCTGGTGCCGCCGGCGCTGGCGGGGCTGCTCGGTGACGGGCCCGCGCGGCGCGTGGTGGTCGCCGAACCGCGGCGGATCGCGGCCCGCGCGGCGGCGCGGCGGATGGCGTGGCTGCTGGGCGAGGAGGTCGGCGGGTCCGTCGGCTTCACCGTGCGCGGGGAGCGGGCGGTCGGCCGGCACACGCGCGTGGAGGTCGTCACGACCGGTGTGCTCCTGCAGCGGTTGCAGCGCGACCAGGAGCTGACCGGGGTGGACGTGGTGGTGCTCGACGAGTGCCACGAGCGGCATCTGGACGCGGACACCGCGGCGGCGTTCCTGTGGGACGTGCGCGAGGCGCTGCGCCCGGAGCTGCGGCTGGTGGCCGCGTCGGCGACGACGGACGCCGAGGGCTGGGCGCGGCTGCTGGGCGGCGCGCCGGTGGTCGAGGCGGCCGGTGCCGCGTTCCCCGTGGAGGTGGTGTGGGCGCCTCCCGCGCGTGCGGTGCGGCCGCCGCACGGCACGCGGGTCGACCCGGCGCTGCTGACGCACGTGGCGTCGGTGGTGCGGCGGGCGCTGGCCGAGCGGGACGGGGACGTGCTGGTGTTCCTGCCGGGGGTGGGCGAGATCGCCCGGGTGGCCGGGCAGCTGGGGGATCTCGGCGGTGTCGAGGTGCTCCAGGTGCACGGGCGGGCCCCGGCGGCCGTGCAGGACGCGGTGCTGTCGCCCGGCGGGAGGCGCCGGGTGGTGCTGGCGACCTCGGTGGCGGAGTCGTCGCTGACGGTTCCGGGGGTGCGGGTGGTCGTGGACTCGGGGCTCGCGCGCGAGCCCCGGGTCGACCACGTGCGCGGGCTGAGCGCGCTGACGACGGTGCGGGCCTCGCAGGCGGCCGGCCGGCAGCGGGCGGGCCGGGCCGGACGTGAGGCGCCGGGTGCGGTGTACCGCTGCTGGGCGGAGGCGGAGGACGCGCGGCTGCCGCGGTTCCCCTCCCCCGAGATCAAGGTGGCCGACCTGACGGCGTTCGCGCTCCAGGCGGCGTGCTGGGGCGATCCCGACGCCTCCGGGCTGGCGCTGCTGGATCCCCCGCCGGGCGGGGCCATGGCGGCGGCCCGGGACGTCCTCGCGGCGATCGGGGCGGTCGGTCCCGACGGACGGGCCACGGAGCGGGGCGCGCGGCTCGCGCGGCTGGGGCTGCACCCCCGGCTGGGGCGGGCGCTGCTGGACGCGGCACCGGTCGTGGGCGCCGGGCTCGCGGCCGAGGTGGTCGCGCTGATCGGTGAGGAGCCGCCCCGGGAGTACGGGGACGACCTCGCCGGTGCGCTGCGGGCCGCGCGGCGCGGCGGTGACGCGTACGCGGGGCGGTGGCGGGCGGAGGTGCGCAGGCTGCGCTCGCTCGCCCCGGAGGTCCCCGGGGCCCCGGAAGCCGCGGAGGTTCCCGGGCGGCCCGTCCACGGCCCCGGCTCCTCGCCGGTGCGGCCGGACGGGGAGGACGCCCGGATGGGGCTCGTGGCCGCGCTCGCCTTCCCCGAGCGGGTGGCCCGCGCGGACGGCGGCTCGTACCTGATGGTGTCCGGCACCCGTGCCGAGACGGACGCGGGGAGCGCACTGCGCGGTGCGCCCTGGATCGCGGTCGCCGTGGCCGACCGGCCCGTGGGGCGGGGGCACGCGCGCGTGCGGCTCGGCGCGGTCGTCGGCGAGGACGTCGCGCGCCGGGCGGCGGGGGCCCTGCTGGAGTCGCGCGAGGAGGTCCGCTGGGCCGACGGGGACGTCGTGGCGCGGCGGGTCGAGCGGCTGGGGGCGGTGGAGCTGGCCGTGCGGCCGCACACCGGCGCCGACCCCTCGCTGGTGCGGGCGGCGCTGCTGGACGGTCTGCGGCGCGAGGGTTTCGGGCTGCTGCGGTGGCCGGCGGAGGCGGGCGTGCTGCGGCAGCGGATGGCGTTCCTGCACCGCCGGCTCGGCGAGCCGTGGCCCGACGTCTCGGACGAGGCGCTGCACGCGCGGGTGGAGGAGTGGCTGGAGCCGGAGCTCGGCCGTGCCCGCAGGCGGGCCGACCTCGCGCGGATCGACGCCGGGCGGGCGCTCGCGCGGCTGCTGCCCTGGGCCTCCGGCCAGGCCGTACGGCTCGACGAGCTCGCCCCCGAGCGGATCACCGTGCCCAGCGGGTCCGGGATCCGGATCGACTACTCCGACCCGGAGCAGCCGGTGCTGGCCGTGAAGCTCCAGGAGATGTTCGGGCTCCAGGAGTCGCCCCGGGTGGCCGGGGTGCCGCTGCTGGTGCACCTGCTGTCCCCGGCCGGGCGGCCGGCCGCCGTGACCGCCGACCTCGCCTCCTTCTGGCGGGACGGTTACAGGGGCGTACGGGCCGAGCTGCGCGGGCGGTACCCCAGGCATCCGTGGCCGGAGGACCCGGCCACCGCCGAGCCGACCCGGCACACCAACGCGCGGCTCGGGCGGTGAGCCGCTTCCGGTTCCGTCACCGGCCCGCACACGGGCGAGGGCGCCCCTCCGTCGTTCGCGGAGGGGCGCCCTCGCCCGTTGTTCCGGGTGTTCCGGTTGTTCCGGTGCGGTCAGGCGCCGGGGCTCGCCGAAGGGCTGGTGGACGGGGACGGGCCCGGTGACGCCGTCCCGGCCGCCGCCACGGTCAGTTCCACCGTGAGGGTGGCCCCGCCCGCGGTGGTGACGCGGAGCAGGAACGTGCCGGTGGTGTCGTCGGCGTACAGCTGCGGCAGCTTCAGCAGGCCGTCCGCGTCCGTCTCCAGGCCGCCGAGGGTGCGGACGGCCTTGCCGTCGGCGTCCTTGAAGTAGGGGCCCTTGTCGCTCGCGGTCGGGTCGTCGGCCGACCTGATCAGCGTGGCGGTGGCCGCGACCCCGTCGGCGGCGGCGCCGCCGCGGGTGGCCCTCATCTCGACCCGGTGCGCGAACTCGCCGCCCGGGACGCAGGTGAGCGCCTCGTCGCCGGTGCGCACGAGGGTGTCGGCGGCGCGCTCGGTGACGGTGGCCCGGTAGTCGAGGCCCGGTACCGTCCGGCCGGCGACGGTGGCGCGGACCGTGACGTCGCCCGTCTTCTCGCCCGCCCGCAGGGCGGGTGCCACGGCGACGCCCGAGCTGTCGGTGACGACGGTGGCCACGCTCTCGCCGCCGGTGAAGGTGGTGTCGGTGTCGCCGAGAATGGTGAAGCGGATCCGCACCTTCGCCACGGCCCTGCCGGCGTCCGTCTCGGCGCGGGCGCCGATCCTCTCGGTGAAGGTGTCGCCCGCCATCGCGGTGAGCTTCCCGGTGCCGGCGTTCTCCAGGTGGTCCACCGTGTCGGTGGGCGTCTGCGGCGTGCCGGGCGGCGTCGGTGACGGGGAGGGCTTCTCGGGAGCGGGCGGGGCCGGCGGCTTGGAGCCCGGGCTGTCGCCGGCCGGCTTCCCGGGCTTGGCGCCCGGCTTGGTGCCGGGCTTGGGCGTCGAGGTGCCCGGCGCCGACGGGGTGGAGCCGGCCGTGCGGCCGTCGCTGCGGCCCACGGGCAGGGCGCCGGTGCCGTCCGGGATCTCGTGGGTGCCCTTGCGGTAGTACTCCAGCCACGACAGGACGGTGTTCAGGTAGTCCGTGGAGTTGTTGTAGCTGAGGATCGCCTTGTTGAGGTCGCCCTGGTCGGACAGGTCCCAGCCGAAGCGGCACAGGTAGTGGCCGGCCGCGAGCGCGGCGTCGTAGACGTTGTTGGGGTCCTCACGGCCGTCGCCGTTGCCGTCGCGGCCCG includes:
- a CDS encoding uracil-DNA glycosylase, whose translation is MDPGGLTALDRRIAGCRACPRLVDWREEVARTKRAAFMDWTYWGRPVPGFGPPDARLLIVGLAPAAHGGNRTGRMFTGDRSGDVLYRALYDVGLASQPTSVHAGDGLELYGVRVTSPVHCAPPANKPTPGERDTCRPWLVRELHLLRPTVRAALVLGAFGWQAALPAFAEAGWTVPRPRPAFAHGAHVVLPAADGPGLHLLGCFHVSQRNTFTGRLTPGMLREVLSTAAEAAGLPVRGGGTARTETG
- a CDS encoding RNA-binding S4 domain-containing protein is translated as MASEGAEYDRTRGAGDTAGATDGASQEAAAPPDPKIAAAVAAAEAAGPQPGETVRIDSWIWSVRLVKTRSLGAAACRGGHVRVNGERVKPAHSVRVGDEVRVRVETRERVVVVKRLIRKRVGAPVAAQCYIDNSPPPPPREAVAPAGIRDRGAGRPTKRDRRELERLRALGGPGPFGAPGGFGTPGGPGGAGDPGAAPGGSGVRRGGSAGRGGAAGRGTTGGRKARGKGSGGAARP
- a CDS encoding class I SAM-dependent methyltransferase; this translates as MREGYEGTGPGAITPDGCAVELYARLPVGDEPDVIAAAVPAGARILELGSGVGRMTHALLERGFEVTAVDESAEMLERVRGARTIHSPVERLDLGETFDVVLLASFLVHVGDVEVRRGMLRTCVRHLAKGGCVLIQREGEDYHTDVPRERVDPSGFTVRIVSSEPVGDGVDSVRAEYVFPDATWTQTFRARPLTRQQFEEALGEAGLRVDRYLTADRMWVRAVPVTGG
- a CDS encoding DUF6343 family protein gives rise to the protein MRTGSEPVTARSPLRMRLWLSVWGAVWTVFGTAAFAVVGRWGWALACGLLWLVVMVDLAVVVRRIRQGAHYQPGRDVPPYEPPSSRP
- a CDS encoding tetratricopeptide repeat protein, producing the protein MPETSGSTGRTPETHVIDFRAAEQLLASRDPQGAVKLLDGVIDVHPENTAARLLRARAFFAAAQLRPAELEFSLVLEREPDNAFAHFALARTYQRQNRPRPAKRHFRLAAALDPNPEYLEAARFEA
- the coaE gene encoding dephospho-CoA kinase, producing MLKVGLTGGIGAGKSEVSRLLVECGAVLIDADRIAREVVAPGTPGLAAVVDAFGEEVLTADGSLDRPRLGSVVFADPEKLAVLNSIVHPLVGARSRELEGAAAEDSVVVHDVPLLTENGLAPLYDLVIVVDASPATQLDRLVRRRGMTEEDARARMAAQATREQRREIADIVIDNDVPLDALERRVKEVWAELVRRARASRRTPQE
- a CDS encoding PAC2 family protein, producing MLDPQDLYAWEPKGLAVVDMALAQESAGLVMLYHFDGYIDAGETGDQIVDRLLDALPHQVVARFDHDRLIDYRARRPLLTFTRDRWSDYEVPALEVRLVQDTTGAPFLLLSGPEPDVEWERFAAAVRQIVERLGVRLSVNFHGIPMGVPHTRPVGLTPHGNRTDLVPGHSSPFDEAQVPGSAEALVEYRLMQAGHDVLGVAGHVPHYVARSPYPDAALTVLEAITAATGLVLPGVAHALRTDAHRTQTEIDRQVREGDDELAALIQGLEHQYDAAAGAETRGNMLAEPVEIPSADEIGREFERFLAEREGDG
- the rpsA gene encoding 30S ribosomal protein S1; this translates as MTSSTETTATTPQVAVNDIGNEEAFLAAIDETIKYFNDGDIVDGVIVKVDRDEVLLDIGYKTEGVIPSRELSIKHDVDPNEVVAVGDEIEALVLQKEDKEGRLILSKKRAQYERAWGTIEKIKEEDGIVTGTVIEVVKGGLILDIGLRGFLPASLVEMRRVRDLQPYVGKELEAKIIELDKNRNNVVLSRRAWLEQTQSEVRQTFLTTLQKGQVRSGVVSSIVNFGAFVDLGGVDGLVHVSELSWKHIDHPSEVVEVGQEVTVEVLDVDMDRERVSLSLKATQEDPWQQFARTHQIGQVVPGKVTKLVPFGAFVRVDEGIEGLVHISELAERHVEIPEQVVQVNDEIFVKVIDIDLERRRISLSLKQANESFGADPTAVEFDPTLYGMAASYDDQGNYIYPEGFDPETNDWLPGYEKQREEWERQYAEAQQRFEQHQAQVIKSREADAQAAAEGGEAAAPAASGGGSYSSEGGDTSGALASDEALAALREKLAGGQS
- a CDS encoding class I SAM-dependent methyltransferase, which codes for MIQEPEAPEPEATRREAGVAESSRANRGWWDRNADEYQIEHGTFLGDDRFVWGPEGLDEVEAELLGPPEELKGRDVLELGAGAAQCSRWLAAQGARPVALDLSHRQLQHALRIGGSFPLVCADAIALPFADGSFDLACSAYGALPFVADPRLVLREVHRVLRPGGRLVFSVTHPIRWAFPDEPGPEGLSVSASYFDRTPYVEQDEEGRAVYVEHHRTLGDRVRDVVASGFRLVDLVEPEWPAWNTSEWGGWSPLRGGLIPGTAVFVCVRD
- the hrpB gene encoding ATP-dependent helicase HrpB; this encodes MIRHDALDALPVREALPGLTGALDAHGTAVLVAPPGTGKTTLVPPALAGLLGDGPARRVVVAEPRRIAARAAARRMAWLLGEEVGGSVGFTVRGERAVGRHTRVEVVTTGVLLQRLQRDQELTGVDVVVLDECHERHLDADTAAAFLWDVREALRPELRLVAASATTDAEGWARLLGGAPVVEAAGAAFPVEVVWAPPARAVRPPHGTRVDPALLTHVASVVRRALAERDGDVLVFLPGVGEIARVAGQLGDLGGVEVLQVHGRAPAAVQDAVLSPGGRRRVVLATSVAESSLTVPGVRVVVDSGLAREPRVDHVRGLSALTTVRASQAAGRQRAGRAGREAPGAVYRCWAEAEDARLPRFPSPEIKVADLTAFALQAACWGDPDASGLALLDPPPGGAMAAARDVLAAIGAVGPDGRATERGARLARLGLHPRLGRALLDAAPVVGAGLAAEVVALIGEEPPREYGDDLAGALRAARRGGDAYAGRWRAEVRRLRSLAPEVPGAPEAAEVPGRPVHGPGSSPVRPDGEDARMGLVAALAFPERVARADGGSYLMVSGTRAETDAGSALRGAPWIAVAVADRPVGRGHARVRLGAVVGEDVARRAAGALLESREEVRWADGDVVARRVERLGAVELAVRPHTGADPSLVRAALLDGLRREGFGLLRWPAEAGVLRQRMAFLHRRLGEPWPDVSDEALHARVEEWLEPELGRARRRADLARIDAGRALARLLPWASGQAVRLDELAPERITVPSGSGIRIDYSDPEQPVLAVKLQEMFGLQESPRVAGVPLLVHLLSPAGRPAAVTADLASFWRDGYRGVRAELRGRYPRHPWPEDPATAEPTRHTNARLGR